A window of the Cicer arietinum cultivar CDC Frontier isolate Library 1 chromosome 6, Cicar.CDCFrontier_v2.0, whole genome shotgun sequence genome harbors these coding sequences:
- the LOC140918631 gene encoding uncharacterized protein, translated as MNFSIEFITVFGGLRSAIRVARVVVETVALNHSNVRWYVFGDDDTIFLPENLVKTLSKYDHELWYYIGAHSEIYEQNRLFGFGMAFGGAGFAISSSLANVLAKVFDSCLERYHHLYGSDGRVYSCLAELGVGLTHVPAFHQILHACASHLR; from the exons ATGAATTTTTCTATAGAATTTATAACCGTTTTTG GTGGACTTCGATCGGCGATACGCGTGGCTCGAGTCGTTGTTGAGACAGTTGCTTTGAATCATTCAAATGTGAGGTGGTATGTGTTTGGTGATGATGACACAATTTTCTTGCCAGAGAATTTGGTTAAGACACTTTCTAAATATGATCATGAGCTTTGGTACTATATTGGTGCACACTCTGAGATTTATGAGCAGAATAGGTTGTTTGGTTTTGGAATGGCTTTTGGTGGTGCTGGTTTTGCTATTAGTTCTTCTTTGGCTAATGTTTTGGCTAAGGTTTTTGATTCTTGTTTGGAAAGGTATCATCATCTTTATGGAAGTGATGGTAGGGTGTACTCTTGTTTGGCTGAACTTGGTGTTGGATTGACACATGTACCAGCTTTTCACCAG ATTCTTCACGCTTGCGCTTCTCATTTACGTTGA
- the LOC140918578 gene encoding uncharacterized protein: protein MKGCVFMDSISNEDDPSSLPPLCLSRDTSRFRYTFKGGLRSAIRVARVVVETVALNHSNVRWYVFGDDDTIFLPENLVKTLSKYDHELWYYIGAHSEIYEQNRLFGFGMAFGGAGFAISSSLANVLAKVFDSCLERYHHLYGSDGRVYSCLAELGVGLTHVPAFHRYVHNNSQARISTKVIYCAD, encoded by the exons ATGAAAGGTTGTGTTTTTATGGATAGTATTAGTAATGAAGATGACCCTTCTTCTCTTCCTCCTCTTTGTTTATCTCGAGACACGTCGCGGTTTCGATACACTTTTAAAGGTGGACTTCGATCGGCGATACGCGTGGCTCGAGTCGTTGTTGAGACAGTTGCTTTGAATCATTCAAATGTGAGGTGGTATGTGTTTGGTGATGATGACACAATTTTCTTGCCAGAGAATTTGGTTAAGACACTTTCTAAATATGATCATGAGCTTTGGTACTATATTGGTGCACACTCTGAGATTTATGAGCAGAATAGGTTGTTTGGTTTTGGAATGGCTTTTGGTGGTGCTGGTTTTGCTATTAGTTCTTCTTTGGCTAATGTTTTGGCTAAGGTTTTTGATTCTTGTTTGGAAAGGTATCATCATCTTTATGGAAGTGATGGTAGGGTGTACTCTTGTTTGGCTGAACTTGGTGTTGGATTGACACATGTACCAGCTTTTCACCGG TATGTACACAACAATAGTCAAGCTCGGATCTCCACCAAGGTAATATATTGTGCTGATTGA